The following proteins are encoded in a genomic region of Stutzerimonas balearica DSM 6083:
- the msrP gene encoding protein-methionine-sulfoxide reductase catalytic subunit MsrP — protein sequence MFIRKPSLSCRESDVTPESVYFGRRRFIRAIASSAAMASLAPPLRAQPETYPEAAGPVPSWLRERLTGVQRTISASDGDAVTPFSDATTYNNFYEFGPDKGDPARYAPRMSVAPWAVQVDGEVARPGTLSLEDLLPTSGLEERIYRLRCVEAWSMVIPWLGIPLSGLIKRFEPLSSAKYVRFETAVMPDVMPGVRSNFALIDWPYVEGLRLDEAVHPLAFLAVGMYGRELPNQNGAPLRLVVPWKYGFKSIKSIVRISFVREQPRTTWQSLAPSEYGFYANVNPAVSHPRWSQATERRLPSGLFSPDIRDTLLFNGYADQVAGLYRGMDLRRNY from the coding sequence GTGTTTATTCGCAAACCGAGCCTGTCATGTCGTGAAAGCGACGTAACGCCCGAGTCGGTCTATTTCGGGCGTCGCCGGTTCATTCGGGCAATCGCCAGCAGTGCCGCAATGGCCTCCCTGGCCCCTCCGCTGCGCGCGCAGCCTGAGACCTATCCAGAGGCCGCTGGACCGGTCCCGTCATGGTTGCGAGAGCGGCTGACAGGTGTTCAGCGAACTATTTCAGCCAGTGACGGCGACGCAGTCACACCGTTTTCCGACGCAACTACCTACAACAATTTCTACGAATTCGGCCCGGACAAGGGCGACCCTGCCCGGTACGCGCCCAGAATGAGCGTTGCGCCATGGGCCGTTCAGGTCGATGGCGAAGTTGCTCGGCCTGGCACGTTGTCGCTCGAGGATTTGCTTCCGACGTCGGGTCTCGAGGAGCGGATTTATCGCTTGCGATGCGTGGAAGCTTGGTCGATGGTGATCCCCTGGCTTGGCATTCCTCTGTCGGGTCTGATCAAGCGTTTCGAGCCGCTTTCGTCGGCCAAGTATGTCCGCTTCGAAACAGCAGTGATGCCAGACGTAATGCCTGGGGTTCGATCCAATTTTGCGCTGATCGACTGGCCTTATGTGGAAGGACTTCGTCTCGACGAGGCAGTCCATCCGTTGGCCTTCCTGGCCGTTGGGATGTATGGGCGCGAGCTACCAAACCAGAATGGCGCACCATTGAGGCTCGTCGTTCCATGGAAATACGGCTTCAAGAGTATCAAGTCCATCGTCAGGATCAGCTTTGTGCGCGAGCAACCCCGGACGACCTGGCAGTCGCTTGCACCGTCAGAGTACGGCTTCTATGCCAACGTCAACCCTGCCGTTTCGCATCCGCGCTGGTCGCAGGCGACCGAGCGCCGTCTTCCAAGTGGCCTTTTCAGCCCCGACATAAGGGATACGCTGCTGTTCAATGGCTACGCTGACCAGGTTGCGGGGCTCTACAGGGGCATGGATCTGCGACGGAACTACTGA
- the ilvC gene encoding ketol-acid reductoisomerase, which produces MKVSYDKDCDLSIIQGKKVAIIGYGSQGHAHACNLKDSGVDVVVGLRTGSPSVAKAEAHGLTVKPVKEAVASADLVMVLTPDEFQGRLYKDEIEPNLKQGATLAFAHGFSIHYNQVVPRADLDVIMIAPKAPGHTVRSEFVRGGGIPDLIAIYQDASGNARNVALSYACGVGGGRTGIIETTFKDETETDLFGEQAVLCGGCVELVKAGFETLVEAGYAPEMAYFECLHELKLIVDLMFEGGIANMNYSISNNAEYGEYVTGPEVINAESRAAMRNALKRIQNGEYAKMFITEGAANYPSMTAYRRNNAAHGIEVVGEKLRAMMPWIAANKIVDKSKN; this is translated from the coding sequence ATGAAGGTTTCCTACGATAAGGACTGCGATCTTTCCATCATCCAGGGCAAGAAAGTCGCAATCATCGGTTACGGCTCCCAGGGCCATGCTCACGCGTGCAATCTGAAGGATTCCGGCGTTGACGTAGTGGTCGGCCTGCGCACTGGTTCGCCGTCGGTGGCCAAGGCAGAGGCCCATGGTCTGACCGTCAAGCCGGTGAAGGAAGCTGTTGCTTCGGCTGACCTGGTCATGGTCCTGACTCCGGACGAGTTCCAGGGGCGCCTGTACAAGGACGAGATCGAGCCGAACCTGAAGCAGGGTGCAACCCTGGCTTTCGCCCACGGTTTCTCGATCCACTACAACCAGGTCGTGCCGCGCGCCGATCTCGACGTGATCATGATCGCACCGAAGGCGCCGGGTCACACCGTGCGCTCCGAGTTCGTCCGTGGCGGCGGTATCCCTGACCTGATCGCGATCTACCAGGACGCATCCGGCAATGCCCGTAACGTCGCGCTGTCCTACGCCTGTGGCGTCGGCGGTGGTCGTACCGGCATCATCGAAACCACCTTCAAGGACGAAACCGAAACCGACCTGTTCGGTGAGCAGGCCGTTCTCTGCGGCGGTTGCGTCGAACTGGTCAAGGCCGGTTTCGAAACCCTGGTCGAAGCGGGCTACGCGCCGGAAATGGCCTACTTCGAATGTCTGCACGAGCTGAAGCTGATCGTTGACCTGATGTTCGAAGGCGGTATCGCCAACATGAACTACTCGATCTCCAACAACGCCGAATACGGCGAGTATGTCACTGGTCCGGAAGTCATCAACGCCGAATCCCGTGCTGCCATGCGCAACGCTCTGAAGCGCATCCAGAACGGTGAGTACGCCAAGATGTTCATCACCGAGGGTGCGGCCAACTATCCGTCGATGACTGCTTATCGCCGTAACAATGCGGCACACGGCATTGAGGTCGTCGGTGAGAAGCTGCGCGCGATGATGCCTTGGATCGCGGCGAACAAGATCGTCGACAAGAGCAAGAACTGA
- the ilvN gene encoding acetolactate synthase small subunit: MRHIISLLMENEPGALSRVVGLFSQRNYNIESLTVAPTEDPTLSRLTLTTIGHEDVIEQITKNLNKLVEVVKLVDLSESAHIERELMLIKVKATGAQRAEVKRTTDIFRGQIVDVTPSVYTIQLAGTSDKLDSFIQAIGTAAILEVVRSGVTGISRGDKVLSI; encoded by the coding sequence ATGAGACACATCATTTCCCTGCTGATGGAAAACGAGCCGGGCGCGCTGTCCCGTGTCGTCGGTCTGTTCTCCCAGCGCAACTACAACATCGAAAGCCTGACCGTCGCGCCGACCGAGGATCCGACTCTGTCGCGTCTGACCCTGACGACCATCGGTCACGAGGACGTCATCGAGCAGATCACCAAGAACCTGAACAAGCTGGTCGAGGTGGTCAAGCTGGTGGACCTGTCCGAGAGTGCGCACATCGAGCGTGAACTCATGCTGATCAAGGTCAAGGCCACCGGGGCGCAGCGTGCCGAGGTCAAGCGCACCACGGACATCTTCCGCGGCCAGATCGTCGATGTGACGCCAAGCGTCTATACGATTCAGCTCGCCGGTACCAGTGACAAGCTGGACAGCTTCATTCAGGCGATCGGCACTGCGGCGATCCTTGAAGTGGTTCGTAGCGGCGTAACTGGGATCTCGCGTGGCGACAAGGTGCTGAGCATCTGA
- a CDS encoding paraquat-inducible protein A gives MRAADAGLMVCLECHQLNVARTDHGPQHCARCGATIHLRRPHSIRRTWALLITAALLYLPANLLPIMTVSTFGSGSPDTIMSGVVTLAKHGMLPIAAVVFVASILVPTFKLVGIAMLLLSVQRRQRLSARQRILVFRFIEWIGRWSMLDIFVIAILVAIVNFGSLARVDAGLGAVAFASVVILTMLAAVTFDPRLIWDSYSEHDS, from the coding sequence ATGCGCGCCGCTGATGCCGGTCTGATGGTTTGCCTCGAATGTCACCAGTTGAACGTGGCCCGGACCGACCACGGGCCGCAGCATTGCGCGCGTTGCGGAGCCACCATCCACCTGCGGCGCCCGCACAGCATCCGCAGGACTTGGGCTTTGCTGATCACGGCCGCTTTGCTTTATCTGCCTGCTAACCTCCTGCCAATCATGACGGTGAGCACCTTCGGCAGCGGATCGCCAGACACCATCATGTCTGGCGTGGTGACGCTGGCCAAGCATGGAATGCTGCCGATCGCCGCCGTGGTTTTCGTTGCCAGCATCCTCGTGCCCACGTTCAAGCTGGTCGGCATCGCTATGCTCTTGCTCTCGGTGCAGCGTCGTCAGCGTTTGTCGGCACGGCAACGCATTCTGGTCTTTCGCTTCATTGAATGGATTGGGCGCTGGTCGATGCTGGATATCTTCGTCATCGCCATTCTCGTCGCCATCGTCAATTTCGGTAGCCTGGCCCGCGTCGATGCTGGCCTGGGAGCGGTGGCTTTCGCCAGCGTCGTCATTCTGACGATGCTGGCTGCCGTGACCTTCGACCCTCGCCTTATCTGGGATTCGTATTCGGAACACGACTCATGA
- a CDS encoding PqiB family protein, with amino-acid sequence MTDLPAAKVRPASSWSAIWVLPIIALLIGGWLAWQAYTQRGIAIQIVFDSAEGIEIGKTHVIYKGMTIGTVRDLRLDQQDAQQHVVAEVEMHKDVSEYLRSETRFWLVKPSVTLAGITGLETLVSGNYIGISPASGEPARRFIALAEEPPIPDARAGLHLTLKAERLGSLNRGSPVFYRQIQVGQVKNYVLAQDNSTVEIKLFIQPEFAHLVRKHTRFWNASGITVDAGLTGVKFRTESLASIVAGGIAFATPEHRQDSPPTDPSLPFRLYEDFDAAQAGIKATLTLTDFEGLQAGRTPLIYKGMQVGTLKALAVEPDLSRAEATLTIDPLLEDYLVEDTEFWVVKPSISLGGITGLEALVKGNYIAVRPGEKGGAMKRSFEARAKAPPLDVRAPGLHLVLTADQLGSLDVGSPVLYRQVKVGSVQSYQFSRDKRSVVVGVHIEPPYADLVNASTRFWNASGVTVNGGLSGIQVRSESLQSLLAGGIAFDTPDPQAALTQRIPRFVLHADREAALAKGEAVEVLLRRADGLAAGTPVRYKGLEVGTVRSVTLTDDLTGVVVEAQITTGAERIARAGSQFWVVRPELGIVRTANLETLVTGPYLEVAPAAAGAPRQTRFTALEHAPRAEAAKGLFLTLSAARLGSIKPGNAVTYREVKVGEVVDYELGANADRVLIKVLIEPRYAPLVRTGSRFWETSGFGMDFSLFKGASLRTDSLESLIEGGVAFATPEGEQMGRRALPGQTFALFKEPQDEWFGWAPKIELGRAAGDK; translated from the coding sequence ATGACAGACCTTCCCGCAGCAAAAGTGCGCCCGGCATCCAGTTGGTCGGCTATCTGGGTGTTGCCGATCATCGCATTGCTAATAGGTGGCTGGCTTGCCTGGCAGGCCTATACGCAGAGAGGCATTGCCATTCAGATCGTTTTCGATAGCGCCGAAGGAATCGAGATTGGCAAGACGCATGTGATCTACAAGGGGATGACGATCGGTACCGTGCGTGACTTGCGCCTCGATCAGCAAGATGCGCAGCAGCATGTCGTTGCTGAGGTCGAGATGCACAAGGACGTCAGCGAATATCTCCGCAGTGAGACCCGCTTCTGGCTGGTGAAGCCGAGCGTGACGCTCGCAGGTATCACCGGCCTGGAGACGCTTGTATCTGGCAACTATATCGGTATCAGTCCGGCGAGCGGCGAGCCGGCCCGGCGATTCATCGCCTTGGCGGAGGAACCGCCAATTCCCGATGCGCGCGCCGGGCTGCACTTGACGCTAAAGGCCGAACGGCTCGGCTCGCTGAACCGCGGCAGCCCGGTCTTTTATCGCCAGATCCAGGTTGGACAGGTCAAGAACTATGTATTGGCCCAAGACAACTCGACCGTTGAGATAAAGCTGTTCATCCAGCCTGAATTTGCTCACCTGGTGCGTAAACACACCCGTTTCTGGAACGCCAGCGGAATCACCGTTGATGCGGGGCTGACTGGGGTCAAGTTTCGTACCGAGTCGCTCGCCAGTATCGTCGCCGGGGGCATTGCTTTTGCGACGCCGGAGCATCGGCAGGATAGCCCACCGACCGACCCCAGCCTGCCCTTCCGTCTGTATGAAGACTTCGACGCGGCCCAGGCCGGGATAAAGGCCACCTTGACCCTCACCGATTTCGAGGGGCTGCAGGCCGGGCGGACTCCCCTGATCTACAAGGGCATGCAGGTGGGCACGCTGAAGGCACTCGCTGTCGAGCCGGATCTTTCTCGTGCCGAGGCCACGCTTACCATTGACCCGCTGCTCGAAGACTATCTCGTGGAGGACACCGAGTTCTGGGTGGTCAAGCCTTCCATTTCGCTCGGCGGTATCACTGGCCTGGAAGCACTGGTCAAGGGCAACTACATCGCCGTGCGCCCCGGTGAAAAGGGCGGTGCGATGAAGCGCAGCTTCGAGGCGCGTGCCAAGGCACCTCCGTTGGATGTGCGTGCCCCTGGGCTGCATCTGGTGCTCACTGCTGACCAGCTCGGCTCGCTGGATGTCGGCAGCCCGGTGCTTTACCGCCAGGTCAAGGTAGGGTCGGTACAGAGTTACCAGTTCTCGCGCGACAAGCGGAGCGTGGTCGTCGGAGTGCACATCGAGCCGCCCTACGCTGATCTGGTCAACGCTTCGACTCGGTTCTGGAACGCCAGTGGGGTCACGGTGAATGGGGGGCTGTCCGGCATTCAGGTGCGCAGTGAGTCGCTGCAGAGCCTGCTCGCAGGCGGTATCGCATTCGATACGCCCGATCCCCAGGCAGCGTTGACGCAGCGTATCCCGAGGTTCGTGCTGCATGCCGACCGCGAGGCCGCTCTGGCCAAGGGCGAGGCCGTCGAGGTGCTGCTTCGTCGTGCCGATGGGCTGGCTGCCGGGACACCGGTTCGTTACAAGGGCCTGGAGGTGGGTACGGTGCGATCGGTAACCCTTACCGACGATCTGACCGGGGTTGTGGTAGAGGCGCAGATCACCACTGGCGCCGAACGGATCGCCCGTGCGGGTAGCCAGTTCTGGGTGGTGCGGCCGGAGCTGGGCATCGTGCGCACGGCCAACCTGGAGACGCTGGTCACCGGCCCGTATCTGGAAGTCGCACCGGCCGCGGCCGGGGCGCCGAGGCAGACTCGATTCACTGCGCTTGAGCACGCACCACGAGCGGAGGCGGCCAAGGGGCTTTTCCTGACCCTCAGCGCCGCGCGTCTGGGCTCGATCAAACCCGGAAACGCGGTGACCTACCGCGAGGTTAAGGTAGGCGAGGTGGTGGATTACGAGCTTGGCGCCAATGCCGATCGGGTACTGATCAAGGTGTTGATCGAGCCACGTTATGCGCCCCTGGTGCGTACCGGGAGTCGCTTCTGGGAAACCAGCGGCTTCGGGATGGACTTCAGCCTGTTCAAGGGCGCCAGCCTGCGCACTGATTCGCTGGAGTCGCTGATCGAGGGCGGCGTCGCCTTCGCCACACCGGAGGGCGAGCAGATGGGACGCCGGGCGCTGCCGGGACAGACCTTCGCGCTGTTCAAGGAGCCGCAGGACGAGTGGTTCGGCTGGGCACCGAAGATCGAACTGGGGCGAGCCGCCGGCGACAAGTGA
- the pssA gene encoding CDP-diacylglycerol--serine O-phosphatidyltransferase, translating into MTEHPDESNTPNEPESLLPIDEHVEESHDSDGRKVRHRGVYLLPNLFTTANLFAGFFSIISAINGNLHVAAATVFVAMVLDSLDGRVARLTNTQSAFGAEYDSLSDMVAFGLAPALLAYEWALSELGNVGLTVAFIYAACAALRLARFNTQIGKVDKRWFIGLASPAAAGVVAGWVWAVWALDEQGVAGGDLPLVLVMLFALMVAAAGLLMVSNIKYYSFKDLDLKGRVPFVAILVVVLIFAVVFSDPPRILLLIFLAYAVSGPVQHLMKFRRRKHVEG; encoded by the coding sequence ATGACCGAACATCCCGACGAGTCGAACACTCCCAACGAGCCGGAAAGCTTGTTACCCATCGATGAGCATGTCGAGGAAAGCCATGACTCCGATGGCCGGAAGGTACGTCACCGCGGCGTTTACTTGCTGCCCAACCTGTTTACGACGGCGAACCTGTTTGCTGGTTTTTTCTCGATTATCAGTGCGATAAACGGCAACCTGCATGTCGCCGCGGCAACCGTTTTCGTCGCCATGGTGCTCGATAGCCTGGATGGCCGAGTTGCCCGTTTGACCAATACGCAGAGTGCCTTTGGCGCCGAATACGACTCGCTGTCAGACATGGTGGCTTTTGGTCTGGCTCCGGCTCTGCTTGCCTACGAGTGGGCTTTGTCCGAGCTTGGCAACGTGGGGCTGACCGTGGCGTTTATCTATGCCGCTTGTGCGGCCTTGCGCCTGGCACGTTTCAACACGCAGATCGGCAAGGTCGACAAGCGCTGGTTCATTGGGCTGGCCAGCCCCGCTGCCGCCGGGGTTGTGGCCGGCTGGGTTTGGGCGGTTTGGGCGCTTGACGAGCAGGGTGTCGCTGGCGGTGACCTACCACTGGTTCTGGTCATGTTGTTTGCACTGATGGTGGCGGCCGCCGGCCTGCTTATGGTCAGTAACATAAAGTATTACAGCTTCAAGGACCTGGACCTCAAAGGTCGCGTGCCATTCGTGGCGATTCTGGTTGTGGTATTGATATTCGCTGTGGTGTTCAGCGACCCACCTCGCATCCTGCTGCTCATCTTCCTTGCCTATGCTGTTTCTGGTCCGGTGCAGCACCTGATGAAGTTCCGGCGGCGTAAGCACGTCGAGGGTTGA
- a CDS encoding acetolactate synthase 3 large subunit → MELLSGAEMVVRFLRDEGVKYIYGYPGGALLHIYDALFKEPEVTHILVRHEQAATHMADGYARATGKAGVVLVTSGPGATNAITGIATAYMDSIPMVVISGQVPSNMVGTDAFQETDMIGISRPIVKHSFMIKHPSEIPEVMKKAFYLAQSGRPGPVVVDIPKDMTNPAEKFEYIYPKKAKLRSYSPAVRGHSGQIRKAAELLLSAKRPIIYSGGGVIMGGASEQLTELAKMLNLPVTNTLMGLGAFPGTDRQFVGMLGMHGSYTANLAMHHSDVILAVGARFDDRVINGAAKFCPNAKIIHIDIDPASISKTIKADIPIVGPVDSVLSEMVAIVKEIGQAPNAESLASWWKQIEEWRGNRGLFPYDKGDGSIIKPQTVVETLCEVTKGDAYIASDVGQHQMFACQYYKFNKPNRWLNSGGLGTMGFGLPAAMGVKLNFPDAEVAVVTGEGSIQMNIQELSTCLQYDLPVKIVNLNNGALGMVRQWQDMQYNSRYSHSYMESLPDFVKLAEAYGHVGMRITDLKDLKPMMEEAFAMKDRLVFLDIAVDNTEHVYPMQIRDGAMRDMWLSKTERT, encoded by the coding sequence GTGGAACTGTTATCCGGCGCTGAAATGGTCGTCCGCTTCCTGCGTGACGAAGGCGTTAAGTACATTTACGGGTATCCGGGCGGTGCTCTGCTGCATATCTACGATGCGCTGTTCAAAGAGCCCGAGGTGACGCACATCCTCGTGCGCCACGAGCAGGCCGCTACACACATGGCCGATGGTTATGCCCGCGCGACCGGCAAGGCCGGCGTTGTGCTGGTGACATCCGGCCCGGGCGCGACGAATGCGATCACCGGGATTGCCACCGCCTACATGGACTCGATTCCCATGGTGGTCATCTCCGGGCAGGTGCCAAGCAACATGGTCGGCACCGATGCGTTCCAGGAAACCGACATGATCGGGATTTCCCGGCCAATCGTTAAGCACAGCTTCATGATCAAACATCCCTCGGAGATTCCCGAGGTGATGAAGAAGGCGTTTTACCTCGCCCAATCGGGGCGCCCTGGTCCGGTGGTGGTCGATATCCCGAAGGACATGACCAATCCGGCCGAGAAGTTCGAGTACATCTACCCGAAGAAGGCAAAGCTGCGCTCTTACAGTCCGGCCGTACGCGGACACTCCGGTCAGATCCGCAAGGCAGCGGAGCTGCTGCTTTCGGCCAAGCGCCCGATCATCTATTCCGGTGGCGGTGTGATCATGGGCGGGGCCTCCGAGCAGCTCACCGAACTGGCGAAGATGCTCAACCTGCCGGTGACCAATACCTTGATGGGGTTGGGGGCATTCCCGGGCACCGATCGTCAGTTCGTCGGCATGCTTGGCATGCACGGCAGCTACACGGCCAATCTGGCGATGCACCATTCGGACGTGATTCTGGCCGTGGGCGCCCGTTTCGATGATCGCGTCATCAATGGCGCGGCCAAGTTCTGCCCTAACGCCAAGATCATTCACATCGACATCGACCCGGCCTCGATTTCCAAGACGATCAAGGCCGACATCCCGATCGTTGGTCCGGTCGACAGCGTGCTGAGCGAGATGGTCGCGATCGTGAAAGAGATCGGTCAGGCACCGAATGCCGAGTCGCTTGCCAGCTGGTGGAAGCAGATCGAAGAATGGCGCGGTAATCGCGGCCTGTTCCCCTATGACAAGGGCGACGGCTCGATCATCAAGCCGCAGACCGTTGTCGAGACGCTGTGCGAAGTCACCAAGGGCGATGCCTATATCGCCTCGGATGTCGGCCAGCACCAGATGTTTGCCTGCCAGTACTACAAGTTCAACAAGCCCAACCGCTGGCTGAACTCTGGTGGCCTGGGCACCATGGGCTTTGGTCTGCCTGCGGCCATGGGCGTGAAGCTCAACTTCCCGGACGCCGAAGTCGCCGTGGTGACGGGGGAGGGCAGTATCCAGATGAACATCCAGGAACTGTCGACCTGTCTGCAGTACGACTTGCCGGTGAAGATCGTCAATCTGAACAACGGTGCGCTCGGCATGGTCCGCCAATGGCAGGACATGCAGTACAACAGTCGTTACTCACATTCCTACATGGAGTCGCTGCCTGACTTCGTCAAGCTTGCCGAGGCTTACGGTCATGTTGGCATGCGTATCACCGATCTGAAGGATCTCAAGCCGATGATGGAAGAGGCCTTCGCCATGAAGGACCGTCTGGTGTTCCTCGACATTGCCGTGGACAACACCGAGCACGTCTACCCGATGCAGATCCGGGACGGTGCGATGCGTGACATGTGGCTGAGCAAGACGGAGCGGACCTGA
- a CDS encoding paraquat-inducible protein A, producing MSRSQPSALRELSIDRLVACPECDLLMRKPEMVYGQVANCPRCGYELLRLRRSVVRPGLALVVTALLLYFPANFLPIMRLDLLGRTTSDTIWSGVLGLFHTGMQGVAALVFLCSMAVPLMKLLCQLLVLVSVATGRARRLGLFLYRAYHHLREWGMLEVYLLGILVAMIKLRDMAELSVGVGLGCFVALLLVQVWLELVMSPQQVWQALSENSDARR from the coding sequence ATGTCGAGGAGTCAGCCTTCTGCTTTGCGCGAGTTATCCATCGACCGGCTCGTGGCTTGTCCCGAGTGCGATCTGCTCATGCGCAAGCCAGAGATGGTCTACGGGCAGGTCGCGAACTGCCCCCGTTGTGGATATGAGCTGTTGCGCTTGCGCCGTTCCGTTGTACGGCCAGGGCTCGCTCTCGTTGTCACGGCATTGCTGTTGTACTTTCCGGCCAACTTCCTGCCGATCATGCGGCTGGATCTACTGGGGCGCACCACGTCCGATACGATCTGGAGCGGGGTTCTAGGCCTGTTCCACACCGGAATGCAGGGCGTCGCTGCGCTGGTTTTCCTTTGCAGCATGGCGGTTCCGCTAATGAAACTGCTTTGCCAGTTGCTGGTGTTGGTCAGTGTGGCAACCGGTCGGGCTCGTCGTCTCGGCTTGTTCCTGTATCGGGCTTATCACCACCTCCGAGAATGGGGAATGCTCGAGGTCTACCTGCTTGGCATACTGGTCGCCATGATCAAGCTTCGTGATATGGCTGAACTCAGCGTAGGGGTTGGGCTCGGCTGCTTCGTGGCGCTCTTGCTGGTCCAGGTTTGGCTTGAGCTCGTCATGTCGCCGCAGCAGGTGTGGCAGGCCCTTTCGGAGAACTCTGATGCGCGCCGCTGA
- the msrQ gene encoding protein-methionine-sulfoxide reductase heme-binding subunit MsrQ: MRFPKLRMGLFMVAASVLGYWLLLAAGDRLGPDPGKVLVDWLGQGALTLLLLTLSMTPLRLLTGWPIWIICRRQLGLWSAFYAFLHLLAFLTFILGWNFERLAKELLERPYIFVGFVALTGLVPLVVTSNRTSMRYLGRRWVRLHRLVYVILVLALLHMLWVVRSDLGRWLIYAVPGVVLLAVRFPVMVRLLSLNARAGKPK; encoded by the coding sequence ATGCGTTTTCCCAAGCTGCGCATGGGACTTTTCATGGTTGCTGCGTCAGTGCTGGGTTACTGGCTGCTCCTGGCGGCAGGTGACCGTCTAGGTCCGGACCCGGGCAAGGTCCTGGTTGATTGGCTTGGTCAGGGCGCGCTCACACTGTTGCTGCTGACCTTGTCGATGACGCCTTTGCGCCTGTTGACCGGTTGGCCTATCTGGATCATCTGTCGTCGGCAGCTAGGATTGTGGAGCGCCTTTTATGCGTTCCTTCATCTGTTGGCCTTTCTAACGTTCATATTGGGTTGGAACTTCGAGCGATTGGCCAAGGAGTTGTTGGAGCGCCCTTACATTTTTGTTGGTTTCGTTGCGTTGACTGGGCTTGTTCCGTTGGTAGTCACCTCAAACCGGACGAGCATGCGGTACTTGGGGCGGCGGTGGGTGCGGCTGCACCGTCTGGTTTACGTGATTCTGGTGCTGGCGTTGCTTCATATGCTTTGGGTGGTCCGTTCTGATCTTGGTCGGTGGCTGATCTATGCGGTCCCCGGGGTTGTTCTTCTAGCCGTCAGGTTTCCCGTTATGGTCCGGCTGCTTTCGCTCAATGCTCGTGCTGGCAAGCCGAAGTAA